Genomic DNA from Thermodesulfobacteriota bacterium:
TCTCCTTCCAATTCTTTTAGATTTAGACCTTGGACGATAAGGGTTATCTGCTCGGATGATAGATGGAGTTCACAGATTGCGGTTCTCCTTTTGCCGATCATATGGCATCTCAAGTTGGAAATGGAGACTCATTGTTTTTGTCAAGAGTTCTATTAGATCGGTCTTAAGAGCTTACCGATTTCCTAAGGTCCATAAGACATCACCGCCAAGAACCGAGAAGACCAAAAATTAGGCGAGGAGATGTAGGAAATAATTCATTTTCCGTACCGGGGTATTTGATATTTCATCCTCTATTATTTAAAATTATTTTGCCTTGGTCCATGTTGGGGAAGGGGAGCCATTTTTTTCTTATGAGGCCTCGAAAAACCTCTTCTATTATTAAATCCTTCCAGGAATTAAACATTGTCCTCGATATAAAGTCTCTTCCAGCCTACCATGCTGCTACCGATGCGGTCTCTGAAGATAAGTTGAGCCCAGAGGCTGAGGAGAGCCTGTTTCGAACAGCGATGGATGGCGTGAGACCCATTCCCAACCAGAGATATGTTGAGAGGGCTTCCAGAATTGAAGGGACTGGGGGGTTCGTGAAAAAAGATGATGCTGAGGCCCTCGAAAGTCTTAAGGACCTTGTAAGTTATGGAAGAGGGTTCGATGTCGCAAGCACACCCGAGTATATCGAGGGGACGGGTTATCATATCCATCCTGAAATCGCCAAGAGGCTACATCGGGGCGACTTTTCCATTCAAGCACACCTCGACCTCCACGGACTGATTGCCGAGGATGCCAAAGAGGTGTTTGATCAGTTTATGAAATGGGCGGTAACTTACGGAAAAACAGGGGTTCTGATCACTCACGGCAGAGGACTTTCTTCACCTGGCGAACCGGTCTTGAAGAAGAAGGTCGAAGAGTGGCTCACGAAGGGAGTCTGGAGAAAGTGGGTGGTCGCCTATTCCAGCGCAAGAAAATGTGACGGAGGCGCAGGGGCGACCTACGTCCTGCTCAGGTCTCGTCCTGTTTCGAAGCGTCTGAAGAAGCAAAAAATAGGTGCCGAAAGGTCTTGAAGGGCACATAAAAGAACAGCAGGAGGATCAACAGGAGTACCTTCTGATAGATTTCGACGCCAAAATAGACGAGGAAGAAGAGAACGGCGCTCAAAAGGATGAAGAAATGGATCCTGATCACGCCTCCGTAAATGGCCTTTAAATTCATCCCGGGATTTCCGCCCCCAATGATCCCCCG
This window encodes:
- a CDS encoding Smr/MutS family protein, yielding MRPRKTSSIIKSFQELNIVLDIKSLPAYHAATDAVSEDKLSPEAEESLFRTAMDGVRPIPNQRYVERASRIEGTGGFVKKDDAEALESLKDLVSYGRGFDVASTPEYIEGTGYHIHPEIAKRLHRGDFSIQAHLDLHGLIAEDAKEVFDQFMKWAVTYGKTGVLITHGRGLSSPGEPVLKKKVEEWLTKGVWRKWVVAYSSARKCDGGAGATYVLLRSRPVSKRLKKQKIGAERS